The Sesamum indicum cultivar Zhongzhi No. 13 linkage group LG1, S_indicum_v1.0, whole genome shotgun sequence genome includes a window with the following:
- the LOC105156723 gene encoding uncharacterized protein LOC105156723 yields MEDQVSASPDKSTSNKPRITWSDSYSKAHVAIEALAAILPGLPLALSSSETPAASLLQDPEVAVQISQLFRRPDSGAVNDNLCAWLYDTFRSSEPDLQIVVLRFLPTLAGVYLSRAGLHKPLPGFESVLLAIYAHETAARNGQAITVSIPDLAHSSIYHETKQTAKNSATELHLGVVSPSLEPYGTVRSTRRARIVGVALELYYSKISQIPVGSKIEFCEFCKIWSGQEDENKGDGASTTDDSQKVEKKEGRGGRIILPWEILQPILRILGHCLMAPQKNEELFQAAFSACRCLHARALHDINAKIILATGSLVKLAEMATDPSVAAVDHTEISMSNVITI; encoded by the coding sequence ATGGAGGATCAAGTGTCAGCATCCCCTGATAAATCCACCAGCAACAAACCCCGGATCACCTGGTCGGATTCCTACTCCAAAGCCCACGTCGCCATCGAGGCCCTCGCCGCCATCCTCCCCGGCCTCCCGCTGGCCCTCTCCTCATCGGAAACCCCCGCTGCCTCCCTCCTCCAAGACCCCGAAGTCGCCGTTCAAATCTCCCAACTCTTCCGTCGGCCCGATTCCGGCGCCGTCAATGACAACCTCTGCGCTTGGCTCTACGACACCTTCCGCTCCTCCGAGCCTGACCTCCAAATCGTCGTTCTCCGCTTTCTCCCCACCCTCGCTGGCGTCTACCTCTCCCGTGCCGGACTTCACAAGCCGCTCCCCGGATTCGAGTCTGTCCTCCTCGCCATCTATGCCCACGAAACGGCCGCCCGCAATGGCCAGGCCATCACCGTCAGCATCCCCGACCTCGCCCACTCTAGCATCTACCACGAAACCAAACAAACCGCCAAAAACAGCGCCACGGAGCTCCACCTCGGCGTGGTCTCCCCCAGCCTGGAGCCCTACGGCACAGTTCGGTCCACCAGGCGGGCGAGAATCGTCGGCGTGGCCCTGGAATTATACTACAGCAAAATCTCTCAAATCCCTGTGGGATCCAAGATCGAGTTCTGCGAATTCTGCAAGATTTGGTCCGGACAAGAGGACGAAAACAAGGGGGATGGGGCTTCTACAACCGATGATTCCCAGAAAGTCGAAAAGAAGGAGGGTAGAGGAGGGAGAATAATTCTGCCATGGGAGATTCTTCAGCCAATACTGAGGATTCTGGGGCACTGTTTGATGGCCCCGCAAAAGAATGAGGAGCTTTTCCAGGCAGCGTTTTCTGCGTGCAGGTGTCTGCATGCTAGGGCTCTGCATGATATAAATGCAAAGATAATTCTGGCAACGGGGAGTCTTGTGAAGCTTGCGGAAATGGCGACTGATCCAAGTGTTGCTGCTGTTGATCATACTGAGATAAGTATGAGTAATGTAATAACAATTTGA